One stretch of Diabrotica undecimpunctata isolate CICGRU chromosome 5, icDiaUnde3, whole genome shotgun sequence DNA includes these proteins:
- the LOC140441977 gene encoding synaptic vesicle glycoprotein 2B-like — MEFCLPEPKPSIKSIHGPTTFEEAIEKTGFGKFNILLVLAAICGIFAPIFETTTMSYIFAPAQCDLNLSLQDKGYLNCIAYAGMISTSFIWGFLLDTFGRRKFMVYGFLLDAIVVFISSFSQSLEMLMISKFIGGVIINGPFTAMATYLGEFHSAQYRSKIQLVNGALMCTGQVIMPLLAWGILPLPINWSLFNGLVQFRSWNLYLFIIGLFPLASAVIFCFLPESPKFLMTIGKNEEAMKILQRVYSINTGKLPETYPVKELLKETDESHQNLSVKHAMKEEFSNLFPLFKAPYLSKFALLCVIQFLLFQSMNMLRLWSPQLFQAMEDYKIFNNGSTADLCSMLDVLQPKNTSSCTTNVGSSGVYINSMIVSTSAIAGYFVTISVINLLGKKPVLVLYALTAAGCSMALYFSSSIEVTTTLITIFTAIGNIAVNIVVSVVVDLFPTTLRAFTISLVMACARLGALTGNIGFPILVSLGCAPPFFVVGSIMAAGSLLSLLLPRTDKRAMV; from the exons tacATGGCCCCACCACATTCGAAGAGGCAATAGAGAAAACTGGATTTGGAAAATTCAATATTTTACTCGTACTAGCAGCCATTTGCGGAATATTTGCTCCAATATTTGAAACAACTACGATGTCCTATATTTTTGCTCCTGCACAATGTGATCTTAACCTTTCCTTACAGGATAAAGGTTATCTTAACTGCATAGCTTACGCAG GaatgatatcaacatcatttatATGGGGTTTTCTTTTGGATACCTTTGGAAGGAGGAAATTTATGGTATATGGATTTCTATTAGACGcaattgttgtttttatcagtTCTTTTTCACAAAGTCTTGAAATGTTGATGATTAGCAAATTTATTGGAGGTGTTAT AATTAATGGACCATTTACAGCAATGGCCACTTATCTGGGTGAATTCCACTCAGCTCAATACAGGTCAAAGATACAACTGGTCAACGGAGCACTAATGTGTACAGGGCAGGTAATAATGCCGTTATTGGCATGGGGAATTTTACCATTACCAATCAACTGGTCACTTTTTAATGGATTAGTTC AATTTCGCTCGTGGAATTTATACCTGTTTATAATTGGACTATTTCCACTTGCGAGTGCAGTAATCTTTTGTTTTCTTCCGGAAAGTCCAAAATTTTTAATGACGATTGGAAAAAATGAGGAAGCAATGAAAATACTGCAACGAGTTTATAGCATTAACACTGGAAAGCTTCCAGAAACATATCCA GTAAAGGAATTATTAAAGGAGACTGACGAATCACACCAAAATCTATCAGTTAAACATGCAATGAAAGAagaattttcaaatttatttccCCTTTTTAAGGCTCCATATTTATCTAAATTTGCATTGCTTTGTGTAATACAGTTTCTTTTATTTCAAAG tatgaatatgttgagATTGTGGTCTCCCCAGTTGTTTCAAGCAATGGAGgattacaaaatttttaataatggaAGTACTGCAGATTTATGTTCCATGCTAGATGTTCTTCAACCTAAAAATACTAGTAGTTGTACAACG aacgTCGGAAGCTCAGGAGTTTATATCAACTCCATGATCGTATCTACTTCAGCAATTGCTGGATATTTCGTCACAATAAGTGTTATTAATCTGTTGGGAAAAAAACCAGTACTGG TGCTCTACGCTTTGACAGCAGCAGGTTGTAGTATGGCACTATATTTTTCGAGCAGTATAGAAGTGACCACTACCTTGATTACAATATTTACCGCCATTGGAAATATAGCAGTAAATATAGTTGTGTCAGTTGTAGTAGATCTTTTTCCAACAACTTTAAG agcatTTACAATATCCTTAGTAATGGCATGTGCAAGACTTGGAGCGCTAACTGGTAATATTGGATTTCCTATTCTTGTAAGTTTGGGTTGCGCACCTCCATTTTTTGTCGTCGGGAGTATTATGGCAG CCGGTAGTCTTTTGTCATTATTATTACCAAGAACAGATAAAAGAGCTATGGTTTGA